One genomic region from Pararge aegeria chromosome 14, ilParAegt1.1, whole genome shotgun sequence encodes:
- the LOC120629386 gene encoding peptidyl-tRNA hydrolase ICT1, mitochondrial, whose amino-acid sequence MALIPLRMQVMRMIAQCGNYSTLLQRSMAYKSAISLETLYPNSSLKLSTPSFTPNPNEKFSGYIPMEKLEIKYSASSGPGGQNVNKVHTKVDLRFKLSEADWIPAEIRDKMIELHSNKLTKEGYLILRSDVTRTQQLNLADCLQKLRNMIRDAAVTKREPTPETEERIRQRQLKASRLRVAVKREDALRRAQRRAPTVVDL is encoded by the exons atggcCCTAATACCTCTCCGCATGCAGGTGATGCGGATGATCGCGCAGTGTGGGAACTACTCCACACTATTGCAAAGATCTATGGCTTATAAAAGTGCAATTTCCTTGGAGACTCTGTATCCGAATAGCTCTTTAAAACTGTCTACGCCTTCTTTC ACACCAAATCCTAATGAGAAATTTTCGGGCTATATTCCTATGGAGAAACTAGAGATTAAATACAGTGCAAGCTCAGGACCTGGTGGACAAAATGTGAATAAG GTACACACAAAAGTGGACTTAAGATTCAAGCTTAGCGAAGCTGACTGGATCCCAGCTGAGATTAGAGATAAAATGATTGAACTG cACAGTAACAAACTAACTAAGGAGGGCTACCTTATTTTACGCTCTGACGTAACTAGAACTCAGCAGCTGAATTTGGCTGATTGTCTGCAAAAACTGAGAAACATGATCCGCGATGCAGCAGTAACTAAAAGGGAACCCACCCCGGAGACAGAGGAAAGGATTCGACAGAG GCAGCTGAAGGCGTCCCGCCTCCGCGTGGCGGTGAAGCGCGAGGATGCACTCAGGCGCGCTCAGCGGCGGGCCCCCACGGTGGTGGACTTATGA